From the genome of Psychrobacter sp. M13:
TTTAATATACTCATCCTGTAGCCTTGTTCAAATCTTATCTTAATTTAAGAATCTGCGCTGAGCCTAGCAGCAGGCTGATTATTTGCGGCCTCATTTACTGCGTTGTCTGCGATATTAACCGTAATCTGACCACTAAATTGCCCCTGCTCGCTACTATTGACCCGCTGTAGGCTGGCACTTAACCCTTGCTCGTTCAAAGTATTGGCGAATTTATCTAAACTATCGCGATCGGGCGCTATGATAGTAAAGCTCAAGCTCGTTGGTTGTATAGTCAGCGCTTGTGCTTGCAAGGAGGACTGTTTTATCAAGGGAGAAATACGCGCTAAAGCTGCCATAGAAGGCGAGGTTTGAGCACCAGTACGCAGCTTGTCACGCATCTGCGCCTCAAGCCCTGTCCGTGGATTTAAGCGCTCATCAACGAACCAAGACTGATACTGCGTTGCAATCGCTTGTTCAGTAGCGCTGGCGGCCGCATCGTAACGATACCACTGCAAGCCATCTGCCGCCATTTGTAATACTAGTGCTGATAAGGCGACCATTAGAGTTATGCGTAGATAAGGGGATAGCTTAGTGTCTGAGGTCTTGACAAAAAAGTTAAGCGTATGACGTTCAGGATAGGCAATAGGTTGAGGGCTAATGGCTAATGGTGTCAATAGCAGCTGCTGATCGCTAATAAGGGTGGCTGTCTCAGCGGTGACATTATTAATGTAGTTACTGTCAATATAGTTGCTGTCAATATAGTTACTATCTGATGTCTCGCCACTTATGTCGTGAGTAGTATCGCTAATAGCTGGCAAGCTACACACTTCGCTTAGCTGTGGCAGGCGCTCAAATAGTAACGGTAGATAACTAACTGCAAGCCCTTGATACTCCGCCTGACGCACTAAGGTAGTATCTGCATCTTGATAGAGGGCAACTTGCTGCCCTGCCCCCTCTTTAGGGGTCGGTAATAACAGAAAATCAGGAAGCAAAGCACTGACTTTTAGCCCCGCTAAAGCTGCACCCTGTTGCCAAGTTTCGATATCGTTTTGTGCTAAGGCATACAGATAAGAGGCATTGGTCTGATT
Proteins encoded in this window:
- the gspL gene encoding type II secretion system protein GspL, producing MLQVWLRAQHSSLAVWQVETGQWHIVDGWQQLHDTYVNSNGIHSSHRANSNKALCLYFPTSHMLQVDTQLTSAQLKQLGSTGRQYLFEETSLTPIEQLSVKQINQTNASYLYALAQNDIETWQQGAALAGLKVSALLPDFLLLPTPKEGAGQQVALYQDADTTLVRQAEYQGLAVSYLPLLFERLPQLSEVCSLPAISDTTHDISGETSDSNYIDSNYIDSNYINNVTAETATLISDQQLLLTPLAISPQPIAYPERHTLNFFVKTSDTKLSPYLRITLMVALSALVLQMAADGLQWYRYDAAASATEQAIATQYQSWFVDERLNPRTGLEAQMRDKLRTGAQTSPSMAALARISPLIKQSSLQAQALTIQPTSLSFTIIAPDRDSLDKFANTLNEQGLSASLQRVNSSEQGQFSGQITVNIADNAVNEAANNQPAARLSADS